The genomic segment GCGTTTGAAATGGCGCGGCGGGTGGCAAGGGTGGAAGGAATTCCTGTGGGCATTTCATCCGGCGCGGCGCTCTCGGCGGCACTTAAACTGGCAAAAGAGCCGGAAAATGAAGGCAAAAGGATCGTCGTGATGATTCCTTCTTTTGCGGAGCGTTACATTTCGACAGAATTGTTTGAAAATCCTGATGCGTGAACTTACCCGCCCGCATTATCAAGCGTTAGCATGAGGAGCTTGTTTTAAATGAGTGAAGAAAAAAAGAGAAAGTCCGCGCTGGAAGATCATATTAATCACCTGCCGACGACTTCGCTTTTGGTCCGTTTGCGGGGGTATTTTCTGGCGGGAATTTTGATTACGGCGCCTATCGCAATCACGATTTACCTGACATGGGCGTTTTTAAATATGATCGACAGCCGCGTTCGGCGGCTTATCCCGTTTGAAAAGTTTTTATCGCCCGAGCATCTTCCTTATGCGGTTCCGGGGATCGGGATTGTTATTGCCGTTTTGTTTTTTATCGCGATCGGCTTTTTCGCACGGAATTTTTTAGGGCGTCTGGCAATCCGCATTTCCGAATATGTGATGCACAAGATGCCGGTTATCCGGACGCTTTACGCGGCGATCAAACAGATTTTCGAAACCATCATGGCGAGCAAGTCGCAGGCCTTTCGGGAAGTGGTGATGCTGGAATATCCGCGCAAGGGAATCTGGGCCATCGGCTTTGTAACGGGACGGACGGAAGGGGAGGTGCAGGATGCCACGAAAGAAGAAACCATCAACGTCTTCGTGCCGACAACGCCCAACCCGACATCCGGCTTCCTCCTTTTTGTCCCTAAAAAGGAGCTCACATACCTGAAAATGAGCGTGGAAGACGGTGTGAAACTGGTCGTTTCCGCCGGGATTATTACGCCCGACGAAGTCTGAGAATGGCTTTTTTCAGGTTTTCCGGCGTTTTTTCCTGTATAACGGGCGGCTTTGTTTGCGGCGTTGCCTGATCTCCGAATTTGCGGGTAATGACATTTACATTCGGCTGTTCAGGGGAATTTTCTTCCGGGGCCGCATTTGCCGGCAAAACGTTTCTTTTCCGTTTTTCATCCAGTGCCTTCAGGTGTGCCTCCCTTTTCGCATTGTGCGCGGCAATGTTTTCGTCAAGTTTCTGGAACTCTGCCATAAAGCTTTTATACATTTGAGGGAAGGGGGCTTCCGGATTTTCCTCTACAAACAAGTCAAACCCTCTGTCATGAGTCTGCGCAGAACCGTGAAATCCTTCACAGCCTTTCGCGGTTATGTGCTCCGAGTTATCGACAATGTCTTCAAAGGCCGACAGGACGGAAGAACCGTTTTCATGCAATTCTCTGGCCTGTCCGAACCAGTGCGGATGGGAGGCGGCGGGAAGCGCTTTGATTTCCTCCAGAAGATTTTGCATTTCGTCCACGATCTCTATGACGTGGAGTGTCTGGTCGGTTGCCACCTTTCCTGTCTGGATGCCGTCTCTCAGCGTGCCGGAGTCCAGAAGAGAATCCGTGATTTTTTCCAGGTCTGTTACCGGGGTTGTCGCGGCGGATACGGCCTGCACAGGTTTGTTTTCCTCTAAAGAATCAAAAAGTTTCTGGTTTTCCCGGGCCAGTTCCAGGAACATTTTTGAAAAAGCCTCTTCCTTGTTCTGCATCACGAAATGATAGAGCTTCTTGTCTTCCGTATGTACAAAGCCGGCGAATTCGCGAAGCGCCCTGGATGTTAAATCCTTAAGATCTCTTGCTTCGCTTTCCCATGCCGGGCTGGATTGTTCAGGGAGGTCTTTCATCGCGTTCAAGAGACTGGTCATATCTCTGAGGGAGTGTTCCAGTCCGTTTTTATCAACGCCGTCTTTCAGGAGGCCGGAGTTCGAAAACGAGTCTATCATTTTGCCTGCCTCTGTTTTTAGCTCCAGATCAGAGGCTTCGGCTTCGCGGGAAGGCTGTTGCTGTTGTTGCGTTCGGCGCGGCGTTCCTTCTTTGGCAGCTATTTTTTGCGCGAAAGCAGGTGTTATCACGCTTCCGGCGCTGGCAGCCACGCTCAACCGGACATACTCTTTGATTTCAGGCGTGATGCCTTCCAGTCCGCCGGTAATCCTGACTTTATGGACGGCGTCTTTATTGACGATCCCTATCGCCATTTGAAGCAGTGCGCGCTCTTTCGGCGATCCGGTAAGAGTAATGCCGTTTTCCAGCATTTCTTTGTTCTGTGCGGCAAACCACGCCATTTGCATGGCTTCCTCGTGGGAAAAAGGTGCGCTCTTGATATGGTCTATTTTCTTCGGGGAGACGGAAAGTTTATGCCCCGATACCCGGTCGACAAAAACAGTTTTCCGGTTGAACGCTTTCATCAAAGCGCTCTGTTTTTTTGGTTCAAGGCGGGAGGCCATATCCTCCAGCGTTCCGTTTTTCCTTGCCGCGATAAGATTGTCCGTGGTGACGTTGTCGCCGAATTTTCTGAAGAACGAGCCGGAGAAAGCTGCGACGAGGGCATCCGAAAACGTCTTGAGATTTCTTTCCTTCTCAAAGAGATCGGTCAGCCCTTTTTTCAGGCTTTGCAGATAGGTTTCAGATTGGGCGTTTTCCTGTTCTGCGGAGCGTTGAAATTTTTCTTTGGAGATTTTTATTTTTTGTTCATCTGCCTGCAACGCTTTCAGAAAAGCCTGTTGCGTTTCTATTGTTTTTTTCTGCGCTCTTTCCGTCTTCCAGATTTCAGCCTCGAGCCTCCTTCTGTCGTCGTGATCGACAATCGCATAAGCGACGGGAATGGTCCTGACGAGCGGAACCTTCTCCTGACGGGCGGAGCTGTGTTGCGGGGCGGAGGAAACGATAATACCGGCCATTGGAAAAATCCTTTTTATGTTAATTAATGGAAAGTTAACAAAAACAGGGGGTAAAAAGCAAGCTTTTCTTTTCTATCCCGCTCTCAGATTGGCGATGGCGCTATCCTGCTCGAAGAGATACAGGAGGGTTTTGAGGGCTTTTCCGCGCTCCGATTCCAGATATTCGTCCCGGGAAAGGATCAATTTCGTATCGTCGCGGGCGGCGGCCAGAAGCGCGCCATGGGCGGCGATATCGGCCACTTTGAACTCCGGCAGGCCGCTCTGGCGGGTGCCGAGGATTTCGCCGCCCCCGCGCAGCTGCAGATCTTTTTCGGCGATCAGGAACCCGTCTTCGGTTTCCCGCATGATTTTCAGCCGTTCCCTGGCGTTTTGCGTCAGGCCGCCGGCATAAACCAGAAAGCAAAAGGATTTTGCCGCGCCGCGTCCGACGCGGCCCCTTAGCTGGTGAAGCTGGGACAGGCCAAAACGCTCGGCCTGCTCGATTACCATGATATTGGCTTCGGGGACATCCACGCCGACTTCGATGACGGTGGTGGCGACGAGGATATTGATCTCGCCGCGGGCAAATTTATTGACCACCGCGTCTTTTTCTTCGGCCTTCATCCGGCCGTGCACAAGCCCGACTTTATCGCCGAAGCGGTCTTTTAAAATATCGAAACGCTCTTCGGCGGCTTCCAGATCGAGCTTTTCGCTCTCTTCCACCAGAGGGCAGACCCAGTAGATGCGCGCGCCTTTTTGGGTTTGCCCGGCGATGGCCTCGATGACTTTTTCAACTTTTTCCTTGGGGATGAGGCGGGTGTCGATGGGTTTGCGCCCTTTCGGCTTTTCGGTGATGCGGCTGACCTCCATATCGCCATAGGCGGTAAGGGTCAGAGTGCGCGGAATGGGCGTGGCCGTCATCACCAGAACGTCCGTTCCCTTGCCCTTGCCGGAGAGTTTCAGGCGCTGGTGCACGCCGAAGCGGTGCTGTTCGTCGATCACTGCCAGCCCCAGATCCGAAAAGTCGATATCGTCCTGAAACAGGGCATGGGTGCCGATTACAACCTGGGCGCTGCCCTCTTTGATTTCTTCCAGCAGCAGGTCCCGCGCCTTGCCTTTGTCGCGCCCGGTAATCGTCAGGCAGGAAATGCCGGCGGCTTCCAGCCAGGGTTTGAAATTTTGTTCATGCTGGCGGGCCAGAATTTCCGTAGGGGCCATGATGGCGGCCTGCGCGCCGTTTTCAATGACGTTGACCATGGCCAGCGCCGCGACGATTGTTTTTCCGCTGCCGACGTCTCCCTGCAAAAGGCGGAGCATCCGGAGGGGGGCCTGCATGTCCGCGTCTATCTCGGCAATCACTTTTTTCTGCGCGTCTGTGAGGTCAAAGGGCAGGGAGGCCAGGATTTTTTTCCGGAGCGGCCCGTTTGTGTTCCAGGCGCGACCGTTTTGCTTTTTTTGCCGCAGCCGCACCAGCGCAAGGGCCAGCTGGTTGGCCAGAAATTCGTCGTAAGCCAGCCGTTCCCGCGCCGGATGGGCGGGCAGCAATCCGCGTTCGTCCGCCGGGTTGTGCAGCGTTTCGACGGCCTTGTGCCAGTCGGGCCATTTGTTCTTTTGCTTGTGGGCGGCGTCCAGCCATTCCGGCAGGCGCGGCAAAATTCCGAGAGCGCCGTTGACGGCTTTGTGGAGCGTTTTGTTGGTGATGCCCGCCGTTAAAGGATAGATCGGTTCAATGGTTTCGATGGCGGCACGGTCTTCCGGTTTGCCGATGGCATCCGGATGCACCATCTGCGCTTGTCCCTGATAATATTCGACTTTGCCGCTGATAATCACGGCGGCGTCTATCGGGAAGTTTTTTTTGATCCAGTCCGCTCCGGCATGAAAGAAGACAACGTCTATTTTGCCCGTGTCGTCGGCGCAGCTTATACGGTAGGGAAGGCCGCGCCGCTGGGACGGCATGTGTTTTTTGACGCGGACCTCAAGGGTGGCGATCTGGCCGTTGGGCGCGTCCCTGACGTCGGGGGAAAAGCGGCGGTCAACGAAATCTGCCGGCTTGTGCCAGAGGAGGTCGAGGATCTTGCTGCCGCCGATCAGTTTTTCCAGCAGCTTCGCGTTTTTTGGCCCTACGCCCGGCAGGGTGGTGAGGGAGCGAAACAGCGGATCAAGTTCAAAGGGGCGCGGCATAGGGAATATTTAAACCACCAAGGCACGAAGACACCAAGGTAAAAAATTCTTGTCTTGCTGTGTTTTCATATTGTAAACATGCTCCTATGAAATCAAATATCAGCATAGTCACCGTTTTTTCCAATGCGGCCGGCGTAACCATGGTTATTATGGGTAACGAGCCGGAACTTAACCGGAAACTGACGGCTAAATATTTTGTTGATCTGGATAAGGCAGGCCATCCACCGCCCTATGAAGTGAATTTTATGTTCGATGCCTATAGAAAAGCCGTTGATGTTTCCGTCTGGTCCAGAGATCATGTTTTTTGTACGGATGTTCCCCCGGCTCTTTCCATGAGCATACCTGTTGCTTCGCTGGACAGGAAGGTGTGGCGGGATTATTGGTCTGTTTTGAACGGGCTTTTTCCCCAAGAGGAGGGGAATTTACGGGATGACGCGGTACAAAAAGCAGGAAAAGCGGAGGAAAAACGGCGGTCGCTTCATAACGCGTTGTCGGAAAGTCTGGAAAGACGCCTGGAAATGGGCGGGTTGAAAATTTCTTCCGGGCTGCAAGAGGGGGGAGGAAATGCTTCGGAAATCGTTCGACTGTCTACCGAAAGATTGATTATTAAAATAATGACTGAGTCCATGGTTCTTGCAGGGCAAGGCTCTGTGGTACAGAAAAGCATCATACAAAGATTTGGTTAAAGAATGGCGTTATCAAAGATTTCTCGACTTCACCCGCGAAGCCGTTATAAGTAAAGGCATGCCTGACTCACTTGAAAACAAACGAAAACGCCTGATTTTTCGCTCGGGCCACCGGGGGACGCAGGAAATGGACCTGATCCTTGGCTCTTTTGCAAAGGCGCATGTGCCCGGCTTCAATGAAGAAGATCTGCAGCTATATGAGGACCTGCTGCAGGAAAGCGACCCCGATCTGTATAACTGGTATACGGGAAAAGAGGACGTTCCGGCGTCCTGTCAGGACAATTCAATCCTTCAGGCTTTTCTGGACCATAAAGTGGCAATGTTGCTGTCATCCTGAGCGAAATGAGCCGCAGGCGAATGAAGTCGAAGGATCTTTGATGGCGGATATATACAAGATCCCTCGACTTTGCCCGGGATGACACTTAAAACAACTCTCATGGAACAGGCCATTCAGCAAGAGACGGAGGAAGCGCCCAAATTTCTTTTCGGAGCGCCGGAGGGGCAGGACGCGCGTATTCTGGCGGCGCACGCCGAAGCGCTGGCCAAGGAGCGGCGGGTTCTGGTGCATGTGGCGCTGGACGATGCGCGGGTGGCGACCCTTAAAGACCTTCTGGCTTTTTTTGCGCCGAAGGTGGAGGTGCTTGAATTTCCCGCATGGGATTGCCTGCCCTATGACCGTGTGTCGCCGGGCCATGATATTGTCGGGCGCCGCGTGCATGCGCTCTGCACGCTTCTGGCATGGAAGGAGGAGCAAAAATATTTGCCGCGCATTGTGCTGACAACGGTCAATGCGCTCTTGCAGCGTGTGACGCCGCGCCGCAGCCTTGAAAATTCTTCTTTTCTGATTCAGGCAGGTGGAAAACTGGATATGGCTGCGTTTCAGACGTATCTGGCCGGCAATGGATATCTGCGCACGGAAACGGTGCGGGAAGCCGGGGAATTTGCCGTCCGTGGCGGGATAGTCGATTTGTTTTCTCCGAGTGAAGACATCCCGGTCCGCATTGATTTGTTCGGGGACGAGGTCGAGAGCCTGCGCAGCTTTGACGCCGTGACCCAGCGAACTCAGGCAAAACTTGAACGCTTTTCCCTGCGGCCTGTGACGGAGTTTTTTCTGGATGAGGCGCATATCCGGACGTTTCGCGCCGGGTATCGTAACGCATTCGGGACGCAGCAAAAGGACGATCCGCTTTACGAGGCGGTAAGCGAGGGGCGCCGTTATAACGGGATGGAACATTGGCTTCCGCTTTTTTTCGACGGGCTGGAGAGCCTGTCTGACTATCTGCCGGAGGCGGCCATGACGCAGGACCAGCATGTCGCCCGGTCGGCCTCCGAGCGCCTGTCCCAAATTCAGGATTTTTATGAAGCGCGGAAAACGCTGGAGGCGGCAGCCGCTTGCAAAGGAAAGAAAAAGGGCGCCGACGTGTCTTTGACCGGCGCGGTGTATCATCCGCTTGCGCCGGAGAAATTATATTTGAAGGCGGAAGAATGGGCCGGGATATCCACGCAGGCCGAGACGCTTATGCCTTTCTCCGGGCCGGAAGAAGAGGGCGGGGCTTCCAGGGGCCGTGATTTTGCCGATATTCGCGCCCTGCCGGAGGGCGATGTGTTTGCGGCGCTCAAAGATCACATAAGCTCTTTGCAGCGTAAAACCCTGATCGCGTGCTATTCCGAAGGGTCCAAAGAGCGTTTGAAGGGGATGCTGGATCATGCGGGCGTTTCGGGTCCGGCGCTTTGTGTTTTGCCGCTGGAGCACGGCTTTGTCGCGCCCGATCTTGCGGTTATTACCGAAGCCGACATTCTGGGCGATCGTCTGAGCCGCCGGAGCGCCAGACGCAAGAAAGCCGATAATTTCCTGACCGAAGTCTCTTCGCTCGATGTGGGGGATCTGGTGGTTCATATCGACCACGGGGTGGGGCGCTTTGACGGGCTGGAAACGCTGGCTGTCGGGCGCGCCGTCCATGATTGCCTGAAAATCACCTATGCCGGGCAGGACCGCCTGTTCGTGCCGGTGGAAAATATCGAGGTGCTGACCCGCTTTGGATCGGACGAAGGCGCGGCGCAACTTGACAGGCTCGGCGGGGCGGGGTGGCAGGCCCGTAAGGCAAAGGTCAAAAAAGACCTGATGGCGATGGCGGACGGCCTTCTCGAAATTGCGGCGGCACGCCAGCTTCGCGAGGGGGAAAAGCTGGATGTCGATAAAGACATGTATGAGCGTTTTGCCGCCCGCTTTCCCTATCAGGAAACGGAAGACCAGCAGCGCTCTATCAACGATGTGCTGGCGGATTTGTCCGGGGGGCGGCCGATGGACCGCCTTGTTTGCGGCGATGTGGGGTTTGGTAAAACGGAAGTGGCCCTGCGCGCGGCTTATGTGGCCGCCATGGCGGGGGTGCAGGTGGCGCTGGCCGTGCCGACGACCCTTCTCGCGCGCCAGCATTTCGCCGGTTTCATGCAGCGCTTCGCCGGCACCGGTTTGCGTGTGGCGCAGCTCTCCCGCATGGTCAATGCAAAAGACGCCAGGGCCGTAAAAGAAGGGCTGGCGGACGGGCGCGTCAATATCGTGATCGGCACGCACGCCTTGTTTGCCAAAGAGATCAAATTCGCGCATCTGGGGCTTGTCATTGTGGATGAGGAGCAGCGTTTTGGGGTGAAGCAAAAAGAGCGCCTCAAGGAGCTCAGGAGCGATGTGCATGTTTTAACGCTGACGGCGACGCCCATTCCGCGCACGCTCCAGATGTCTTTAAGCGGCGTGAAAGACATGAGCCTGATTACGACGCCGCCGGTGGACAGGCTGGCCATCCGGACGTTTGTTCTGCCCTTTGACGATATGGTCATCCGCGAGGCCCTTTTGAGGGAGCATTACCGTGGCGGGCAAAGTTTTTACGTGTGCCCGCGTGTCAAAGACATCCATGATGTGGAGGCGCAGCTTAAGGAACTTGTGCCGGAGGTTAAAGTGATTGCCGCGCACGGGCAGATGAGTCCGCGCGATCTGGAAGACCGCATGAGCGCTTTTTATGACGGGCAGTATGACGTTTTGCTCGCGACCAATATTATCGAGAGCGGGATCGATATCCCCACGGCGAACACGATGGTGGTGCATCGCGCCGATTTGTTCGGCCTGGCGCAGCTCTACCAGATCAGGGGGCGGATCGGCCGGTCCAAGATGCGGGCTTACGCCTATCTTACCTATGATCCCGCGAAGATCTTAAGCGCGCAGGCGCAAAAACGGCTGGAGGTTATCGAAACGCTGGATACGCTGGGCGCGGGCTTTCAACTGGCGTCCCATGATATGGACATCCGCGGGGCGGGGAATCTGCTCGGCGAGGCGCAATCGGGCCATATCAGGGAAGTCGGGGTCGAACTGTACCAGCAAATGCTGGAGGAGGCCGTGTCCGCGGCAAAGGCGGGCGTGGATCTGACGGATGCGCCGGAAGAGGGGGGCTGGTCGCCGCAGATCAATGTCGGGACCTCCGTTTTGATCCCGGAAAACTATGTCGAGGATTTAGGGATAAGGATGAGCCTTTACCGCCGTCTTGGCGGTGTTGAAACCAAAGAGGAAATAGAAGGGTTTGCCGCCGAACTGATCGACCGTTTCGGGAAACTGCCGGAAGAGGTGGAGAATTTGCTGGATATTGCGCAGATTAAACAGCTTTGCCGGGCCGCAGGGGTGGACAAGGTCGAGGCCGGTCCGAAAGGCGCGGTCGTCAGTTTCTATCGGGACACCCCGCCCAACGTGCCGGGCCTGATGAAATGGGTGAACAGCTATAGCGGGTCTTTCAAGCTCCGCCATGACCAGAAAATCGTTGCGGTGCGCGAATGGGGCAGCGCGCGCGAAAGGGTGGGCGGGGTCAAGTCCCTCATGCGTGATCTGGCGGAACTTGCTAAAACCGGAGACGCGTAACGTACACTTCTATAGCGTGTGTTTTGCGTATGTTCCGTTTATATCCCTTTTGGGATCGGGCTGGACCGTTCTTTCTTCCCGTGCCAGTTGCTTTTCACCTTTTTCTGTTATACCCACACCAGAAATCCTAAAAAGTCCTTGTTGTATGGAGGAGTCTTTTATGTATCCCTTCTGCTCCAGAGCAGAGACAATATAATCTTGACGTGAGCGTGAGATGTTTGGAATATCAGGAATGTGAGGTCCTTTATCTTTAGCATTGCGTAACAGCGCAAGGGCGGCTTTTCTTTCTGTTTCATCTGAGTCTTGTCCCGCTGCTTTTTCTAGTAAGCGTTCGCCATTTCTATTGATAACCTGAGCGGAAACGGAGATAAAACCTTGTCGAATGCTGGCCTTGTCCAGAAGATTTTCCGTTTTTAGACGATCGAGTATAGCGGGAATCTGGTCCTGCCCGATACCTTCCACCTTTACATCTTTCGCCTGCAGGGGCGTTTTGGGGTCTTTGTCCACGAATTGCTGCAGAACTTTCAACGCGGCCTTGTGTGCGGCATTCATACCTTCCGCGCTCGTGAAATAATCTCCGGAAATTGCCATTTTTACTCTCCTGAACGTTTTAAAGCTTTCTATTACTAACATATATATTATGAAAAACACAAGAAAAACATTTTTTCCGGCTTTTTGCGCCGTTTCTGCTAGAATATGAAAAGAATCGCAAGCGAAGGAGAGTATCAATGAGCCAGGACTATGTCGAAAAGCGCATCAGGGAAGCTTTGAAGCTTTCCCGCGGGAATGCAGCCAATGCCCGGCAGCAGATTATCGCCTGGACCCGCGAGGATATGAAGCTGCTTCAGGCGATTACCCGTCCGCATATGCTTGGCATTGTGGCGCATGCGGTGGGGCATGTGATGAACAGGAAGGAAACGCCGCCGCCTGCGCCGCCGCCGGCTGTCGAAGATGATCCGAAGCATGCTTTCGGTATGGAAATCCTCCGTGCGGTCGCCGGGGAGGGTTCTCCGAGATTCGGGCAGGAAAATGCCGGGCCTCCCCTGCATAAACAACCGGCGTCCCAGCGGCATATTGACGCGATTAACCAACTGGCCGGCAAAAGATCTTCCAGGGATGAGTAGGGACTCCTTCCTGCGTGAGCAGGACTGCTCTGAGCACTCTTATTCTTTGATCGGGGAGGACTGGGGGCCCCGGCGCTACTTTCGCATTCCTCTTAAGGCGAACAACCGCACCGCGATCCTTATGGAGTCTGTGGCGGATAATGCGCCGGAGTCCATGCCGGGGCATAAAATATCCGATTTCCTGCGTATCGGGCGCGCTTTGCGGGCCGCGGGTCTTCATGCGCCGGAAATCATGGCCGCGCGGGAAGAGGAGGGGCTGGTTCTTCTCGAGGATCTCGGGGGCGTGCGGTTTTACGACGCGCTGGAGAGGGGGGAGGAGGCCGCGCCTCTTTACAGGCTGGCAACGGATGTTCTGGTTCATTTGCGAAAATATTTTCTGAACAATACGTTGAACCTTCCTCTTTACAAAGACTCTCATATTCATGAAGGGCGGCGGCGGGTTGTGGATTGGTATTTGCCCATGGCGCTCAAGCGCAAAAATCCGGCAGGGCTTGTGCAGGAATATCTGGCTGTCTGGACGGAGATCGAACAAAACCTTCCGTCGTGTCCGCAGGGGTTTGTTCACGGGGACTATCACGCCCAGAATCTTATGTGGCTGCCTCAGGAAACCGGATTAAACCGTTGCGGCATATTGGATTTTCAGGG from the Rhodospirillales bacterium genome contains:
- a CDS encoding phosphotransferase, whose amino-acid sequence is MPGLPCINNRRPSGILTRLTNWPAKDLPGMSRDSFLREQDCSEHSYSLIGEDWGPRRYFRIPLKANNRTAILMESVADNAPESMPGHKISDFLRIGRALRAAGLHAPEIMAAREEEGLVLLEDLGGVRFYDALERGEEAAPLYRLATDVLVHLRKYFLNNTLNLPLYKDSHIHEGRRRVVDWYLPMALKRKNPAGLVQEYLAVWTEIEQNLPSCPQGFVHGDYHAQNLMWLPQETGLNRCGILDFQGALWGPLPYDLVNLAEDIRRDVPEDIRDDMMARYTQGMDGQGREAFSLWYRVIGTQFHCRVIGQVLKLALKGGKTAPLKNLPGIQAYLRAGLEYPVLRPLKDWFGGQGVDFNEALDLSDKFVSPDAF
- the mfd gene encoding transcription-repair coupling factor, which encodes MEQAIQQETEEAPKFLFGAPEGQDARILAAHAEALAKERRVLVHVALDDARVATLKDLLAFFAPKVEVLEFPAWDCLPYDRVSPGHDIVGRRVHALCTLLAWKEEQKYLPRIVLTTVNALLQRVTPRRSLENSSFLIQAGGKLDMAAFQTYLAGNGYLRTETVREAGEFAVRGGIVDLFSPSEDIPVRIDLFGDEVESLRSFDAVTQRTQAKLERFSLRPVTEFFLDEAHIRTFRAGYRNAFGTQQKDDPLYEAVSEGRRYNGMEHWLPLFFDGLESLSDYLPEAAMTQDQHVARSASERLSQIQDFYEARKTLEAAAACKGKKKGADVSLTGAVYHPLAPEKLYLKAEEWAGISTQAETLMPFSGPEEEGGASRGRDFADIRALPEGDVFAALKDHISSLQRKTLIACYSEGSKERLKGMLDHAGVSGPALCVLPLEHGFVAPDLAVITEADILGDRLSRRSARRKKADNFLTEVSSLDVGDLVVHIDHGVGRFDGLETLAVGRAVHDCLKITYAGQDRLFVPVENIEVLTRFGSDEGAAQLDRLGGAGWQARKAKVKKDLMAMADGLLEIAAARQLREGEKLDVDKDMYERFAARFPYQETEDQQRSINDVLADLSGGRPMDRLVCGDVGFGKTEVALRAAYVAAMAGVQVALAVPTTLLARQHFAGFMQRFAGTGLRVAQLSRMVNAKDARAVKEGLADGRVNIVIGTHALFAKEIKFAHLGLVIVDEEQRFGVKQKERLKELRSDVHVLTLTATPIPRTLQMSLSGVKDMSLITTPPVDRLAIRTFVLPFDDMVIREALLREHYRGGQSFYVCPRVKDIHDVEAQLKELVPEVKVIAAHGQMSPRDLEDRMSAFYDGQYDVLLATNIIESGIDIPTANTMVVHRADLFGLAQLYQIRGRIGRSKMRAYAYLTYDPAKILSAQAQKRLEVIETLDTLGAGFQLASHDMDIRGAGNLLGEAQSGHIREVGVELYQQMLEEAVSAAKAGVDLTDAPEEGGWSPQINVGTSVLIPENYVEDLGIRMSLYRRLGGVETKEEIEGFAAELIDRFGKLPEEVENLLDIAQIKQLCRAAGVDKVEAGPKGAVVSFYRDTPPNVPGLMKWVNSYSGSFKLRHDQKIVAVREWGSARERVGGVKSLMRDLAELAKTGDA
- a CDS encoding DUF502 domain-containing protein gives rise to the protein MSEEKKRKSALEDHINHLPTTSLLVRLRGYFLAGILITAPIAITIYLTWAFLNMIDSRVRRLIPFEKFLSPEHLPYAVPGIGIVIAVLFFIAIGFFARNFLGRLAIRISEYVMHKMPVIRTLYAAIKQIFETIMASKSQAFREVVMLEYPRKGIWAIGFVTGRTEGEVQDATKEETINVFVPTTPNPTSGFLLFVPKKELTYLKMSVEDGVKLVVSAGIITPDEV
- the recG gene encoding ATP-dependent DNA helicase RecG; this translates as MPRPFELDPLFRSLTTLPGVGPKNAKLLEKLIGGSKILDLLWHKPADFVDRRFSPDVRDAPNGQIATLEVRVKKHMPSQRRGLPYRISCADDTGKIDVVFFHAGADWIKKNFPIDAAVIISGKVEYYQGQAQMVHPDAIGKPEDRAAIETIEPIYPLTAGITNKTLHKAVNGALGILPRLPEWLDAAHKQKNKWPDWHKAVETLHNPADERGLLPAHPARERLAYDEFLANQLALALVRLRQKKQNGRAWNTNGPLRKKILASLPFDLTDAQKKVIAEIDADMQAPLRMLRLLQGDVGSGKTIVAALAMVNVIENGAQAAIMAPTEILARQHEQNFKPWLEAAGISCLTITGRDKGKARDLLLEEIKEGSAQVVIGTHALFQDDIDFSDLGLAVIDEQHRFGVHQRLKLSGKGKGTDVLVMTATPIPRTLTLTAYGDMEVSRITEKPKGRKPIDTRLIPKEKVEKVIEAIAGQTQKGARIYWVCPLVEESEKLDLEAAEERFDILKDRFGDKVGLVHGRMKAEEKDAVVNKFARGEINILVATTVIEVGVDVPEANIMVIEQAERFGLSQLHQLRGRVGRGAAKSFCFLVYAGGLTQNARERLKIMRETEDGFLIAEKDLQLRGGGEILGTRQSGLPEFKVADIAAHGALLAAARDDTKLILSRDEYLESERGKALKTLLYLFEQDSAIANLRAG
- a CDS encoding succinate dehydrogenase assembly factor 2; protein product: MPDSLENKRKRLIFRSGHRGTQEMDLILGSFAKAHVPGFNEEDLQLYEDLLQESDPDLYNWYTGKEDVPASCQDNSILQAFLDHKVAMLLSS